The following are encoded together in the Pleurocapsa sp. FMAR1 genome:
- a CDS encoding RNaseH domain-containing protein: MTKQNLQANQINENQSNQKFYVKLGTESKNKDKKRVTLAFTIPDDLQPVIIEGFALTWTKEALANLAQIHSDVSKIKNLPYASLRGFLEFRLSNVSRIEPSMGLSGYTVSQQKQQSFAFINGGSKNQITKDLKPVLNDWLENHLVPYGQKEDVSEDAIERLRELQAKNKLLVIKTFKSQIFPWDWDKNSGTTQRKDIFSFPQFADHVARTVLENKKTEMFSDLGQVKRTITSNGGMSSGKVELLTKPICIENKGLFSLKIEFELVTFPSLHQPLLTMDVKKRRWLNSLKENVYSTGGINGYIFSKNHSDRVFNFKLNRRKNNETNKWEWQADSSFSVLQRELNLPLNVSNASQIVRGEADTDDCQVLLTYRNGIQDEKKHGIDAGVPPKDKLEAFGNIAKILEPQGIRPFDGYSKVEISHPEDKNAARSLINTPTAFHEIIENLQAENEDIPDEDKKSLDEMSDRDIIECLKDTFDFELSEKGIKDLRFKETSKNRKNQIEDLETLFKANKEAIKRLYPNETSLLIIFYENERRRTADFLQVVINMLWGETIEIKLQRLPENTHGAKETLPGSELNNQQRAELRVATWTPIAEQIAKIKRPKFCLVMAREYYPRSEDDKNAPHDDTVNKPSTCKALASIGRICVQFIRPPEIAKSGNTKIQDFIIRAQAATKDLIWAHSGRIDDVQGKVTRYFSDIELENRPQEIIAITIVRRNAGRTRGRWESTFIAVAIKISVETGLTQMCCCYKDSQTKQPVITDWKPFIETLFDISKISPISLGENRYSQSLGFQTFVNKIISDSVNKGNKPIVMIDSSNCSQLWGWLRDTDINLSDIVLDKKGGTNMQENWQGARIVRIRQELAPGIVEDKVKRLAESFLEDTRTEKELEAAKDKQIKLSVPSGQITGLYKLDVENNTGCVPYLSIGKRSTNQQKRGASCYQEFEQEKDYETEVQKDNDRKSKQKVTNKANFQLQIIETKLPHIKQWSTPNPLEIVVALRQEQDEADNIAGLIEELRYGYGHFKDWTKLPAPLFFERVVRDYISEFTLEEEEETED, encoded by the coding sequence ATGACTAAACAAAATTTGCAGGCTAACCAGATAAACGAAAATCAATCGAATCAAAAATTTTATGTGAAATTAGGAACTGAATCTAAAAATAAAGATAAAAAAAGGGTTACTTTAGCTTTCACTATTCCCGACGATCTACAGCCTGTCATAATTGAAGGATTTGCTCTTACCTGGACTAAAGAGGCTTTAGCTAACTTAGCTCAAATTCATAGTGATGTGAGTAAGATTAAAAATTTGCCTTATGCTTCCTTGAGAGGTTTTTTAGAATTTAGATTATCTAATGTATCTCGTATTGAGCCTAGTATGGGGTTAAGTGGTTATACTGTTAGCCAACAAAAACAACAGTCTTTTGCTTTTATTAATGGTGGTAGTAAAAATCAGATTACAAAAGATTTAAAACCAGTTCTCAATGATTGGTTAGAAAATCATCTCGTTCCCTACGGACAAAAAGAAGATGTCTCAGAAGATGCTATTGAAAGATTGAGAGAGTTACAAGCTAAGAATAAATTGCTAGTAATTAAAACATTCAAATCTCAAATATTTCCTTGGGACTGGGATAAAAATAGCGGTACAACTCAGCGCAAAGATATTTTTTCTTTTCCGCAATTTGCCGACCATGTAGCAAGAACAGTTTTAGAAAATAAAAAAACTGAAATGTTCTCAGATTTAGGACAAGTAAAACGAACTATCACCAGCAATGGTGGAATGAGTTCGGGAAAAGTAGAATTGTTAACAAAGCCTATTTGTATAGAAAACAAAGGCTTATTTAGCCTGAAAATTGAATTTGAACTTGTTACTTTTCCTTCTTTGCATCAGCCACTACTAACAATGGATGTTAAGAAAAGACGTTGGCTTAATAGTCTTAAAGAAAATGTTTATAGTACTGGTGGTATCAATGGTTATATATTCTCAAAAAACCATAGCGATCGCGTTTTTAACTTCAAACTAAATCGTCGTAAAAATAATGAAACTAATAAATGGGAATGGCAAGCAGATAGTTCCTTTTCTGTTTTACAAAGAGAATTAAATCTACCGTTAAATGTCTCAAACGCCAGTCAAATAGTTAGAGGAGAAGCAGATACAGATGATTGTCAAGTTCTTTTGACCTACCGCAACGGTATTCAAGACGAAAAAAAACACGGTATTGATGCTGGTGTCCCTCCTAAAGATAAACTGGAAGCTTTTGGAAATATAGCTAAAATTTTAGAACCTCAAGGAATTAGACCCTTTGATGGTTATTCAAAAGTGGAAATCAGTCATCCTGAAGATAAAAATGCTGCTCGAAGCCTTATCAATACTCCTACTGCTTTTCATGAGATTATAGAGAATTTACAAGCAGAAAATGAAGATATTCCTGATGAAGATAAAAAATCTCTTGATGAAATGAGCGATCGCGATATTATCGAATGTTTAAAAGATACTTTTGATTTTGAATTAAGTGAAAAAGGTATTAAAGACCTACGTTTCAAAGAAACCAGCAAAAATAGAAAGAATCAGATTGAAGATTTGGAAACATTATTTAAAGCTAACAAAGAAGCTATTAAGCGACTATATCCAAATGAAACATCATTGCTAATTATTTTCTATGAAAATGAGCGCAGAAGAACTGCTGATTTTTTACAAGTAGTCATCAATATGCTCTGGGGAGAAACAATAGAAATAAAGCTACAGCGACTTCCAGAAAATACTCATGGTGCAAAAGAAACCTTGCCAGGAAGCGAACTAAATAATCAACAAAGAGCAGAATTACGAGTAGCAACCTGGACACCTATAGCTGAACAAATTGCTAAAATAAAACGCCCAAAATTTTGTTTGGTGATGGCAAGAGAATATTATCCTCGTTCAGAAGATGATAAAAATGCTCCCCATGACGACACAGTTAATAAACCTTCAACTTGTAAAGCACTAGCTTCAATTGGTCGTATTTGTGTACAGTTTATTCGTCCACCCGAAATAGCAAAATCAGGAAATACTAAGATACAAGACTTTATCATTCGCGCACAGGCAGCTACTAAAGATTTGATTTGGGCGCATTCAGGTCGAATTGATGATGTACAAGGAAAAGTTACTCGTTACTTTAGTGATATTGAGCTTGAAAATAGACCTCAAGAAATTATTGCTATTACTATTGTTCGTAGAAATGCAGGTAGAACTAGAGGAAGATGGGAAAGTACTTTTATTGCCGTGGCAATTAAAATTAGCGTAGAAACTGGTTTGACTCAAATGTGCTGTTGTTACAAAGATTCTCAAACAAAACAACCTGTCATTACTGATTGGAAACCATTTATTGAAACACTTTTTGATATTTCTAAAATCTCTCCTATATCTCTTGGGGAAAATCGATATTCACAAAGTTTGGGTTTTCAAACATTTGTCAATAAAATTATTTCTGATTCTGTCAATAAAGGTAACAAGCCTATAGTTATGATTGATTCGTCTAATTGCTCCCAACTCTGGGGATGGCTAAGAGACACTGATATTAATTTATCTGATATAGTCCTCGATAAAAAGGGAGGTACAAATATGCAGGAAAATTGGCAGGGAGCAAGAATTGTTCGTATCAGGCAAGAGCTAGCACCTGGAATTGTTGAAGATAAAGTTAAACGTTTAGCAGAAAGTTTTTTAGAGGATACTCGAACTGAAAAAGAGTTGGAAGCAGCTAAAGATAAGCAAATCAAATTATCTGTTCCATCTGGTCAAATTACTGGTTTATATAAACTAGATGTAGAAAATAATACTGGCTGTGTTCCTTATCTCTCAATTGGTAAAAGAAGCACAAATCAACAAAAAAGAGGTGCTAGCTGCTACCAAGAATTTGAGCAAGAAAAAGATTATGAGACTGAAGTTCAAAAAGATAATGATCGGAAAAGCAAACAAAAAGTAACAAACAAAGCTAATTTTCAGTTACAAATTATAGAAACAAAGCTACCACATATTAAGCAATGGTCAACGCCAAATCCTTTAGAGATAGTTGTTGCCTTGCGTCAAGAACAAGACGAGGCAGATAATATAGCTGGCTTAATTGAAGAACTCCGTTATGGATACGGTCATTTCAAAGACTGGACAAAATTGCCAGCACCACTATTCTTTGAGAGAGTTGTAAGAGATTATATCAGCGAATTTACACTGGAAGAAGAGGAAGAAACAGAAGATTAA